ttagtaacaagaggtcagggcagtcaggtggtgaaacaggggagactttaactaataaactgtactaattgactgaaccaaaaattctaaaaattttatggtgagtagatatatgggtctagtttcagggaaaatttacggaattaaatttcgagttctgtagctcaagttataattaatttagtaactgctgcgcgattggacagatttgctgtaaatagtgaaataaattttcaaacctagtttttatgctccgaattggtaagataagctaagtaatgcctcgtgctcgactccggaaacggtctcgagtaaggggtgttacacaacaaatattcaaattcatgACCACAGAGCTTATAGGAGCTATCGCTTCCTATACCCTTTCTTGCCCTTTCCATATTCGTGAGTAATTAGAGTTTAAAAACAAGACAAATGAAGGTTCGGACTCATTGTGGTCTTTGGAACTTCCAAGAGAATTTCCAAACAGCCTCTTTGGAATTCCATGTTTCCTCCCCTAGCTTGTTATATGCGCTTTTCAGAGAGAAAGAGCCCATCACAGAACACCCCCAAGTGATCCTATCAGGCCCGACAAAAGGGTGTGGTGGTGGTGTTCCTACAATCCTTGCAATGATATCATCAGAACAATAAAAGTGAAAGAAATCAAGGTTCCAAGAACCTTTACCCGTGACTATCTTGCTGAGTGGACAATTTTAAAAAAGCTTTTGAAACCAAAAACATTTTTGGCACTATAAACAATAAAGAACTAAATGCTTTTacaaaagtgtttttcaatGCAAACGCAAAAGTTAGAATTTGGGAAAAGTACTTTTAAAgtcaaatgatatttttaaccataatttataattcactgtaccttatttaatatttatattaagtatacaattattttcatgttgaaatttattttataaaaaatttaaaatataatttatatattcaattaaaattttaaacaattcatattaattgcctaaaatttttattaattatatttcaaatatcaaaatattaataatattattttcttatatttttattgaaatatcataatattaatcaactttaacataatttaaatttatacttttactttttagtaacatatttaaaataactattttatttctcaaaattatttttcactgcaatataaaatacttaaattttaaaccaaacttttcaatttacttttaaaagcaaaaaaaaaaaatagtcgTCATTGTTGAACTTGACTTTGTATCTCATTTATGATTAATGAACTttcgaataaaaaatttcaaaagaaaattctagtAAAAAGGTTAACTTCACAAGACAACCTCaaattataacttaaatttcaaattgatccttaaacttcaaaaactttTAATTGAGTCCTTAAAGTAGTTGTATCATTTTAATCAGGTCCCATGAGCCTATCGACATAGAGCATATATAAAACatgtggatgaaattgtaaACACTTACATAACTACTAAATGGATAGCTTGGATCTAGTATGTTAAAAAATAGTccctaaattttattgataatgtaTATTTTTTCAAACACATGAGATCTAAATTATCTATGCGGTAGGTATACATGTTAACAATTCTATCCATATGCTTTAAATGTGTTTCATGTCAAATCTGCATTTGTATTTAATGCCTAAATTGACATTTGGGCTAATGAAAGGAATAGACTAATATAATGTTGATACTTTGGggactcaattaaaatattttaaaatttaaagaccaaattaaaatcttgacGATACTTTGGAGATGTTAAGTGGATTAACCCtgaaaagataaaacaaaattgGGCTACCGTATTATTGGGCACAAACCTTACTCAAAATTCACTCACTAGTAGTTTTGGACCCAAACCCATCAAAATCAGAAGCAAACAAATACTCTTCGATGACAAGTACACATTTTGACTTCGGTTCGATGATCTTCTTCAACTTCCTTCCTTGCTAAGGAAATTGCTCCAATTTATCTTCACTTATCCACACCGTTCCAGCTTTGCAATTGCCAAAGAAAAACTATGGAACAGCCTCTTCTCTCAGGTACCCCATTTCCCACTTCccttttatttccattttcatatttttagatattttcaaTGATGATCGTAACCGAGTCGTCTTGAATTAATCTTGGGTtttagaagagaaaagaagTGAAATTGATGAGAACGAGAGGCTGAGCTCGTATCAGTATGTTGGCAGAACAGGGTCGGTGATTCCAACGGCTTCGTTGGCGGGTACGGATGTTAGCATCGAAGAGATTCGATCAGCCACTTCTTTTTCTACTCCTTACCCGCCATCCATTCATGCTCCTTTGATCAGCTCCCCTGAGCCCCTTCCTAATGGTATCTCCAATACAAGCCACTTCTTTTAGTACATGGTTATTTAGTGTTTCAGTCTCCTTCGTTAAATGGTTTAACTTTTTTGGTTCATAGTTGGGAATTTTTTGAGTGGCTTTAAATTGTCAATATTGGTCTTTTTAGTGGATGCAAGAAAATTAATTCCATAATTAAGCATTGAAATTGAGTTGTCAATgtagattttaagttatgaaCTCTTACTGTTGACCGGTTCTATTGTATGTCTCAGAGCAAGCTATTCCTCACCAAAGTCCTTACGCAGCAGATTATGGCGCATACTCCAATGATTTTCAGAGGTATGGCTCGATGAAATTCGGGACTCCCTTGCGTTAATTTGCGGTGTTGTCATATGTTCTTGAATTAGGAGCTAGTGTCATGGACTTAGAtttgcgcaacccatgacactaGTCCATGACACTAGGACAAATATATAGCAGCAGCATTTTATACTAGTAATATAAAGTATCTCTAAATCTCGGTCTGACCTATTTTCGAACAGATTAGAATGTGTCCTCTAAGTGTGAATTATCAATGTGAATTATTAAGAATTAGGTATTACCATGTATTGATTAAAATGTGTCATCTAAGTGTAGGCAATTATTGGATGAGGTAGAGATAAGAGAGTTGCTCATCGATCATATCGGTCATCGATGTTGTTGGGGGAGTCACCCTGCTCGTACCTGGAAGATTCATGCTGTTGAGGATTGCAATGTTTATGTGGGAACTCTTGAAACTTTCTTAGAAGAAAGGGAAGTGATAAGAGAAACAGAACCTTACCTTGGTGGTAAAATTGATGGAAAGGATAATACACCTGAACTTGGCATTTGGGAATTGGATTTAAGATCACAATTCCCTGTTCTCTTTGTGCCATACAAAGAAACCCGAGTCAAGATTCCTAATAGTGAGACCGTTGAGAAATGTTCAGGTAATACTGCTTAAACATTTGATGTCTATGGGGTTAAAACCGAAggatttaaaatcttaaatttttataaacacAAAGTTATTTGCGACTTTGATGATCCTTTAGTTCAATTCATATGTCTCTTTCCTGTTATATTAATGCTTTGTGCTTTATTAGTTACACATTTCCTATATGATTCCTGCCTTCATGGTCAGTAGTGCTTagctttgatttaatgtataaagAAAAATCTGCAGATTGTGCAGGACAAGGAGATATTCCATGTCCTACATGCAATGCAGACCAAGAACCTGGATTTTACAAGGAAAATCAGATGTCCCAGTGCCCTGCTTGCTATGGAAGGGGATTAATTGCTCACAGAGACGGATCAGACACCATGTGAGCAGTTTctactttatttaattctacAAAACCTATATTTATTATCCAATATAGTTGGTTACTGGTTCCAACATATGACTAATATGGTTGAGCTAGTACTTCACAACTATGCATTCTTTCAAGGAACCATATTTGCGTGTAATTATCCTTCCTAATTTGCTATCTGGGTGTTCTAAGTTTGAAACTTTTGCCTAATGATCCCCATATTGAACTTTGTAAACATTAGTTTGATATTtggtttctttttaatttcttttcttccgAACATATATTGTTGAGGTATGAGTTATTTACATGATCCATTTTTTTCACCGATGGTTGATTATATCTCTGCAGATGTACAAAATGTGATGGAAAGGGAAAGATACCTTGTGCAACTTGTGGATCTCGTGGCTTACTTAAATGCAAGACATGCAATGGAAGCGGTTCTCTGTTGACTCGCAAAATTGCTGTTGTTAAATGGTAAGCATGCTTATCTATGTTGGCAGTATAGTTATACTCCGGCACTACTTCTAAGATACTATTGTTGGAAATATTTTCTGTCCACTGAGTCTGATTTAGACGATCAGTGAAACTCAATCTGGAGGGATATTTTAGTGTTATGATCTGTGAAACCAGGATGTATGTAGATGAATTGCATTTGCTTTCTATAAATAGACCCTTGAATTATTTGATAGGAAGACACTTTCAACTCGAAAAGTGAGTGCGACAAGTGGAGCAGCATCGGTTCCAGATGAGATTTTCCATAGGGCCAAAGGAGTTCAGTTATGCAACACTCAGGCATACCAGTGCACCCCAGCCTATTTTGCCGACTCTTTCTTCCTCAACACATTTTCTTCGGATGTTATTGCAGACAGGGCATCTGTACCTCCAACTGCCAGGGTCATATGTGAGAGACATACAATCTCAGTGGTCCCAGTGACCCGTGTCACCATGCGTCATCATCGTCAATCTTTCAGCTTCTACATAGTTGGATACAGCCGGGAGGTGTACCTGAAGGATTACTATCCGGCTAGGTTTTGCTGGGGATTGTGCCCTTGCCTGGAATGGTTGAAGGTGTAAAACATCATGTCTCAAACTATTTATGCTACCTATACTTGTATGAATTTTGTGTGTggcttaaaataattaacttcaTTTCTTGCGTTTGAAAGACACCATAGAGTGTAATTTCCATGTGATTATCGTAATTATTTTTGCATTATGACAGTTGGTGTTGTTGATATaagtttattaatttcttaattcctttttttaggacttattataaaaatattagttagaATGAGAAAGCAGAATGTTTGACACGTTAAGGTTTGGGTGGGGAAGACGGTGGTCGgtggaaatgaaataaaaccagACATTCATAAATGGCGTGGCCCCCTCCCATTTCCCTTTAGCCGGTACACATGCATTGATCAATTTTGTCTAAATCTATACCTAATTCCATAGTTtctttctgtttcttttctttgcatAAATAAAGGGCTTCTGAGTTTAAAcgaaaatattataattaaaaaggcacttatttataatataatatcttttatgtaatatttagTTTGGGTTTCCTTATTTGATATATAGaacattatataaattgaatttatgatggttatattctaatatttaattagattagCTTAAGTTTAAATGTCATTTTATatcttataaattattattattaattgctcaaaatatttaaatttatatttcatataattagttataataaattaatctttttatatttttactaaaatatcataatattaactaatttgaacattatttaactatatattttttactttacaaCATCATGTCTagaatggacattttatttttcaaaagcaatatCAAAGTAActctaaattgttttatatgaGACTTGTTGacatttgataattatattgAACTCTAAAATAAGAGATAAATCCAAGATACCTAGTGTTGCAAAAGTGGACATATCATTTCGACCTTGGTGGGGCTTTAATCCCAACCCCTTAAGTGTCTTAAAGGGTAAGGACACTACCGCTTGGCTAGGCTATTTTAAGATAAGACATATAAGATATTGGTTGATTGTTCGATCCCTTACAAGCGTACTTTGCATAATTAATACTTCTAACAATACTAACactttttttgtgattttgcaAGTTGTATTTACATCAACTTCCCTAAAATCCATGAGGCTCTCCCTGAAGTATATGAGACAATACCTTTTGTTGAGGATCTAAGACCCTACTACCTTCAacaattttgatatattatttcaaatttattgatatttttagaaaaaaattaatatatggatATAAGAAATATtcacaaacaattcaaaaattccaaatataaaactctaataaataaactttacaaatacaatttatcgagaaaacaaaaaaaaatcatctcatatcttaaataataaaattatctcataaattattttggtaattcattttactaattaaaaataacaatatattaaaattttatattagtatttgtagattataattaaaataatacatttttatGAAAAGAGTTGAACGAAATTGAACCAAAAtgcatttaattaaaataatatatgtttttaacCTAATTCAAATTGATGGATTAGATAGTGAAATGAGGCGGAACGCAGGATCGCACATATACTACCCCAAACTTTCAGTGTATAGTTTGTGGTTTAGATTTACCATAAACGAAGTGTATTCTTATCTTATTTGTTAATGATTTGAAgtcttcttttatatatttagcatGCAATTGTATCATACTTGTGGTCAAAGGAGGAACCGGGATTCCTTTTGGAAAGGAATTCCAATTAAAAAGGGTTGCTTTAGACAACTTTACATCTGAGACTGACCCTCGCTTTTTAACAGTTGTTGAAATGCGTGTGGACCCTTCACTGCCTTCCGACATTTCTTCGTCACCGCTACAACAACACTCTGGAAATGTTTGATTAGCCAATTAAAATGcctattttcaattttcattttccagTGGACTCAATGACTTTTAACGGCGGAGAAGCATTCAACTCACCCATTCTGCCTCGGATCAAAGCTCAACCCAACTCCTTTTGAAAGGACCATTGACGTATTCTTTTTTTAACTCATGCTACGAGATATGACGTATCTTAGTAAGATCAAGTgtttacttttgaattttataatgcCAGCCTAACTAAATACTTCTTTTCTGGGTTTAAGTAtgagaatttatttttgattaaataaataaactgaaatacCATAGATTAAATCTCATAGATTTATATTTAAACTCTAAAATGGACAGGCATGATTTGAGACAACGTGCGAGCATTCCCAAGCAGCCAGTGGATTCTGGCCGCGTTGAAAATTATTTGGAGTTTTGGTCTTTCTGGCGCTCGATTGCGGTTTGCCACCCCGCAATAGGGCTGATATCACCTACATTACAACCTATTATACTGTTTTGCCAAGCAACCGTTGGTACCTTCAAAATTATCGTCCTGGATGGCATCATGATTATTGCATTATAAGGAAAGAAAAGCCGTCATTTGTGGGATTGGCTTATGTACTTAAAGCATCTAATCGTAGCTCTTTATTAGAAAAATCCAACGGTTGGAAAAAAAGCAATGAGTGAGGCGACGAGATTGTATCATGAGAGACGTAAAGAATGGAAAAATGCGACACGTGTCGTTTTCCGGTTTGGAAAGTGGATTTTGTGGAATAAAATGCAGTGTAAAACCAAAAAGGAGGTCAGACTCCGAGACGAAAAAAAGGGGTGggctttttagattttagtataaataaataaattttagaaaattaacaACGCAACTATCGAGAAACGTTCCAATCCCCCTTTTGTTTTCGTTGAAATTTCAATTCCAAAAGTGTCCTCTGAATATTaccatctttttttcttttaatgtattGTTACAATAAAAGTATCAAACTGTGGGATGAATttcagaaaatatttaaatatcaatcaaatacgttatcattttcttaatcaaatataaaaataataaggtgtaggaatttaaataataaaatttatttgccATAACAAGTaggtatgtttaattttaaattaagagatagtttactataaatattacccaaattttgaaaaaatctAACATCCACAAAATTAAACTTTCAAATATCCCAAAACACTTTAAAAGgtattttattttcccaatttcTATTTGAATGATAACACTTACTAAACCAGAATTATATGTTCTAAATGgggaattaaccaaaaaatcaCCATTATTGATTTCTTAAAACCCGATCAAGTTACCAACCAAATCCCTCTcaccatctttctttcttttttcctgtTTCCAAATGGAATATGTATATTGTTTGTTGTTTATGAAGATTATTTCCTTAATTTACCCTTCAgttatttaaataagtttcaattcaattcaagttttatgaataaaaattaactttaaatttaattatatataatatgattttgaatattgatatatttcatgaaaaaaattcttttaattacgcTTACAATTAGGGACCTAAAATGGGTAGCCTGGGCATGCAGGAATTGAGATTTCTTAAATTTAGGCTTAGTTTAACAATAATTCTCAAAAatgatttggaaaaaaaaaacaatttgggggagaaactaaaatttttaactttttaaaaaatatattttatctggGCCAAATTTTGACTTCGGAGAAGTATTTTTTCCCTCACAAAGTAGATTGTTTAGGAATGCTTTtgtctcaaaaatatttattagaagCAATATTAAGCACACCATTagtttattgaattgaaaaaaaaagtgaaatagataatgtaaataattttattttaatacaaatgAGAATCAAATTAGAAAGGTTTTAATCTTACAAGAATATACATTTGTAATTGATTCTGTGATGATAATTTGGCAGGTAAAGTGCATTTCTATGATTTATAACAAGGTTGTGACACTAATAAATGATATCAAGCACATGGTGTCAAAAACAGaatcaatatttttcatttttaaagctatatactgtttgatttatattattttattttggattaaaaaagTAGGGAAATATGCATGATGCTTATTctcttgtaataaaataaaaaagcttcTAAATTTATATCCATTTGa
The sequence above is a segment of the Gossypium raimondii isolate GPD5lz chromosome 4, ASM2569854v1, whole genome shotgun sequence genome. Coding sequences within it:
- the LOC105780191 gene encoding uncharacterized protein LOC105780191 isoform X1, encoding MEQPLLSEEKRSEIDENERLSSYQYVGRTGSVIPTASLAGTDVSIEEIRSATSFSTPYPPSIHAPLISSPEPLPNEQAIPHQSPYAADYGAYSNDFQRQLLDEVEIRELLIDHIGHRCCWGSHPARTWKIHAVEDCNVYVGTLETFLEEREVIRETEPYLGGKIDGKDNTPELGIWELDLRSQFPVLFVPYKETRVKIPNSETVEKCSDCAGQGDIPCPTCNADQEPGFYKENQMSQCPACYGRGLIAHRDGSDTICTKCDGKGKIPCATCGSRGLLKCKTCNGSGSLLTRKIAVVKWKTLSTRKVSATSGAASVPDEIFHRAKGVQLCNTQAYQCTPAYFADSFFLNTFSSDVIADRASVPPTARVICERHTISVVPVTRVTMRHHRQSFSFYIVGYSREVYLKDYYPARFCWGLCPCLEWLKV
- the LOC105780191 gene encoding uncharacterized protein LOC105780191 isoform X2 — encoded protein: MEQPLLSEKRSEIDENERLSSYQYVGRTGSVIPTASLAGTDVSIEEIRSATSFSTPYPPSIHAPLISSPEPLPNEQAIPHQSPYAADYGAYSNDFQRQLLDEVEIRELLIDHIGHRCCWGSHPARTWKIHAVEDCNVYVGTLETFLEEREVIRETEPYLGGKIDGKDNTPELGIWELDLRSQFPVLFVPYKETRVKIPNSETVEKCSDCAGQGDIPCPTCNADQEPGFYKENQMSQCPACYGRGLIAHRDGSDTICTKCDGKGKIPCATCGSRGLLKCKTCNGSGSLLTRKIAVVKWKTLSTRKVSATSGAASVPDEIFHRAKGVQLCNTQAYQCTPAYFADSFFLNTFSSDVIADRASVPPTARVICERHTISVVPVTRVTMRHHRQSFSFYIVGYSREVYLKDYYPARFCWGLCPCLEWLKV